One window from the genome of Oncorhynchus kisutch isolate 150728-3 unplaced genomic scaffold, Okis_V2 scaffold793, whole genome shotgun sequence encodes:
- the LOC116362123 gene encoding complement C1q tumor necrosis factor-related protein 3-like codes for MEATLTASECQVEEQKDLLLSLRATVEKQSSALQELRATVEELKRENRERPKVAFSASLSETKGPFNTDITLVYKHVFTNIGNAYSPVTGIFKAPVSGIYYFRFTAFGMTSKHRRVSLYKGGQRMVTVTDHSTPHDGEDSGSNGVTLQLVEGEEVYTRLIAEHQVYDDAAHHTTFTGFLISA; via the coding sequence ATGGAAGCCACCCTGACAGCCAGTGAGTGCCAGGTAGAGGAACAGAAAGACCTACTGCTTTCACTGAGAGCCACAGTGGAGAAACAGAGTTCTGCACTCCAAGAGCTGAGAGCCACCGTGGAGGaactgaagagagagaacagagagagaccgaaggtAGCCTTCTCAGCTTCACTGTCTGAAACCAAAGGACCCTTCAATACTGACATCACCCTGGTCTACAAGCATGTCTTCACCAACATTGGCAATGCTTACAGTCCGGTGACTGGCATCTTTAAGGCGCCGGTGAGTGGAATCTACTACTTCAGATTCACTGCCTTTGGAATGACCTCCAAACATAGAAGAGTGTCCCTGTACAAAGGAGGACAACGTATGGTGACTGTGACTGACCATAGCACACCACATGATGGAGAAGACAGTGGATCCAATGGTGTCACCCTGCAGCTGGTAGAAGGTGAAGAGGTCTACACACGTCTTATAGCAGAACATCAAGTCTATGATGATGCGGCTCACCACACCACCTTCACTGGATTCCTGATCTCCGCTTAG
- the LOC116362121 gene encoding NUAK family SNF1-like kinase 1, whose translation MVPTLPKKGILKNNQQRESGYYSSPERSESSELLGGSTSMAPPASSPTKRSMGRKGILKRNGKYGNSTSFHSGLSNMSFHGETPGDSGLSRSQSKPSSIVCEEMGLSSVPPLMGMDWSPSSPQPHVRACMSAEDLLQLAGFRRGLQTAAGGLHGGKVGTRGTPGSPGDDGSFSLLGDMDDMTQVYQHTLDISSNLT comes from the coding sequence ATGGTGCCCACCCTCCCCAAGAAGGGCATCCTGAAGAACAACCAGCAGCGGGAGTCTGGCTACTACTCCTCCCCGGAGCGCAGTGAGTCCTCTGAACTGCTAGGGGGCAGCACCTCCATGGCCCCACCCGCCAGCTCACCAACAAAGAGGTCCATGGGGAGAAAGGGCATATTGAAGCGTAATGGGAAGTACGGCAACTCCACTTCCTTCCACAGTGGCTTGTCCAATATGAGCTTCCACGGAGAGACTCCGGGGGACTCGGGCCTCTCTCGCAGCCAGAGTAAACCCTCCAGTATTGTCTGTGAGGAGATGGGTCTCTCCAGTGTTCCCCCCTTAATGGGAATGGATTGGTCTCCCTCGTCCCCGCAGCCACACGTCAGGGCCTGTATGTCGGCTGAGGATCTACTCCAGCTGGCAGGCTTCAGACGGGGCCTCCAGACGGCTGCAGGGGGGCTCCATGGGGGGAAGGTGGGGACCCGAGGGACACCAGGGTCTCCTGGTGACGACGGCAGCTTCTCTCTGCTAGGGGACATGGATGATATGACCCAGGTCTACCAACACACCCTGGACATCAGCAGCAATCTGACCTAG
- the LOC116362122 gene encoding LOW QUALITY PROTEIN: NUAK family SNF1-like kinase 1 (The sequence of the model RefSeq protein was modified relative to this genomic sequence to represent the inferred CDS: deleted 1 base in 1 codon): NGVVHRDLKLENVLLDENCNIKIADFGLSNLYHKDELLQTFCGSPLYASPEIVNGRPYHGPEVDSWALGVLLYTLVYGTMPFDGEDHNKLIRQITNGEYREPTQSSDARGLIRWMLMVNPERRATVEDIANHWWVNWGWKTTVCDCDIQKDNSGCISSPTLARFIDWQNRTTESPRVALVKPPRSEHPAVPPHAGRQRLRKSRKENDSGALHHHTAWEDKDKPGLKRPKGILKMHVSEQRSHSLG, from the exons AACGGAGTGGTGCACAGGGATTTAAAACTGGAAAACGTGCTGCTGGATGAAAACTGTAATATCAAG ATTGCTGACTTTGGTCTGTCCAACCTTTACCACAAAGACGAGCTCCTTCAGACGTTCTGTGGCAGCCCTCTGTACGCCTCACCAGAGATCGTCAACGGCAGGCCCTACCATGGtccagag GTAGACAGTTGGGCCCTGGGAGTTCTTCTCTACACCCTGGTCTAT GGGACCATGCCCTTCGATGGGGAAGACCACAATAAACTCATCCGCCAGATCACCAACGGAGAGTACAGGGAACCTACACAGTCCTCAG ATGCTCGTGGTCTGATCCGCTGGATGTTGATGGTTAATCCGGAGCGTCGAGCCACGGTGGAAGACATCGCCAACCACTGGTGGGTCAATTGGGGCTGGAAGaccactgtgtgtgactgtgacatccagaaggacaacagtggCTGCATCTCTTCTCCAACGCTAGCACGCTTTATCGACTGGCAGAACCGCACCACAGAGTCACCCAGGGTGGCGCTGGTCAAGCCTCCCCGCTCGGAACACCCCGCCGTACCCCCCCATGCTGGCCGCCAGCGCCTGAGGAAGTCCAGGAAGGAGAATGATAGCGGAGCGCTCCACCATCACACCGCGTGGGAAGACAAAGACAAACCAGGACTGAAGAGACCCAAGGGGATCCTGAAGATGCATGTGTCTGAGCAGAGGTCCCACAGCCTGGGG